CTTCCCCGCCGCGCGCCTCGCCGAGGCGGTGGTCGAGCGCGAGCGCGGCATGCCCACGCTGCTCGCGCGCGGGCTCGCCGCGCCGCACGCGCGCATCGACGAGCTGCGCGACTTCGTGCTGATCTTCGCGCGCTCGGACGCCGGCATCGCCGTGCAGGGGCACGAGGACCGCGCGCACCTCCTGTTCATCCTGCTCACGCCGACGCGCGACCCGCGCGTGCAGCTGCGCCTGCTCGCACGCGTGGCCGGGCTGCTCGACAGCGAGTACGTGGTGGACCGGCTGCGCGAGGCGGAGTCGCCGGCCCAGGTGCTCGAGGTCCTGCGCGCGGCGGATCCGGGGGCCCTCGGCTAGGGCCTGACAGTTCCAGCGATCACTACGAAGTCCCGCGCGCGTTCCACTTCGTGAACTACCTTCCGCGCGGTCCGTCTGGCAAGCTCCCCCGCCGACGACCATGCGGAGACGCAGAGGGAGACGCCGCCTGACCGAGGCCGAGGGCTGGGTGATCGCGCTCTGTCTTCCAGCCGGCCTCATGGGCGCGATCGCCTGCTACTCGGCCGCCGCCGGCTGCTACGCGGACTGGATGAATTGCTTCAGCGTGGTGCAGCCCGAGAGCTGGACGACCCGCGTGATGTTCCTCGCGGCGAAGCTCGCCCCCTTCGTGTTTCCGACCTACGGGCTGTTCGCGCTCGCCGGGATCGGCTTCGTGCTCCGCCATGGAGCCCGGCAGCTCGAGCGCTGGCTGTGGCTCGGGCCCGCGCTGTTCGTCGCGGCGCTGCACGCCGCGTGCGTGGTCTTCGCGTGGACCGCGCTGCCGAGCCGGCGGCTCCAGCCAACGGCGGGCTTCGACGGAATCGCGCTGATGC
This DNA window, taken from Myxococcota bacterium, encodes the following:
- a CDS encoding PTS sugar transporter subunit IIA produces the protein FPAARLAEAVVERERGMPTLLARGLAAPHARIDELRDFVLIFARSDAGIAVQGHEDRAHLLFILLTPTRDPRVQLRLLARVAGLLDSEYVVDRLREAESPAQVLEVLRAADPGALG